Genomic segment of Mercurialis annua linkage group LG6, ddMerAnnu1.2, whole genome shotgun sequence:
atttatttatttaaaaatctcttatttatattttatttacaacaaAACGCGCACACACACTCTCCCTGTTACGCCACTCCAAAGCTGCGGCCGGCCGGTCAAGCCCTCATCGACGGTAACTTAATCAAACGCCAAAGATTTAATCTTTTTCAACctcaaaaaaaaagatttaatctttttctattttgtatgatatttttttattttattactgaTTGAtactgtttttttatttatttatagttattttgatatgagtttttaatttttatttgaataatagcTGAATTGTCCTTTAGAATCATGTGTTTTCctagaataatttatttatttgttgttgTTAATGGTAGTTGTTGATTATTTTctgcaaataataaataaaatagaacagTCATGTTGTTAATTTTTAAGTATGTTTTATTGACTTGCCATGTTAATTTTTTCACATAATTTAACATGGGTGATTGTAAAAAGTTCAGTTCTCTGTTTGGTTGCTGAGAAAATTAAGGATTATTGATTTTTGAGCTGTTTATGATATGTTTATCTgctaatatatatttaattagaagCAATTTCTGTTTGTTTGGTCTAATAGTTATGTTAAATTACCTTTCTGTTGTAGAATTGGGTCTATGATGTATAAGATTTTTTTGATCTATAGATAGTTATTAACTTATtataaagtttataactttgaTGTTTTTGTTGACTACAGTGAATTGTGATGGCTTCGAAACGAATTAATAAGGAATTGAAGGACTTGCAGCGTGACCCGCCAGCTTCATGCAGTGCTGGTTTGTTTCTCTGCTACCATATTAGTATTACTTTGTAGAGTTGGTAGTGTTGTATTGGCACactttaataaattttgatttttggtttgtgTATGTATATTCACACCCCGGATTTTATAtgatgttattgttttatacaTGAATTCAACCTTGCACATGTGGGTGACTAAATTCTAGTTTAGATGTTTATTTGTTCGGTCGTCATAGTAAACCCATCATCTGCATATTGAACTTAAATTCATCCTCATCTAGTGTGTGTTTGCTCAAACTGAAAAAATTTCAGCTGGGTTTATTATCTGGTTGGGAGCCATGAGAGACAGGTTAGTCAAGAAAAGTTGTAAGAACCACGTCGGGTTCGGAGAGAAGGGGATGTACGAACCCTATTAGCATTATGTGCATGATGGAGTATGTTAATTCCTAGTAAGATTCATATTCTTGATATTGCTGTTTCATAGTTATCTTTAGAATGAGCTGCTGGAACTATGTTGCACATACACAGGTATGGAAAATAGTACACACGGACACAGACATGCAGATATGGTGTTATTTTATGGTTTTATATGTTAACATGAAGTTTCATGTTCGAAATGCCAAGTTTCCAACACATTTTCGAATGTCAAGTTTCTGACACGTTTCCAAAACAGCCAATTTCCGACATGTTTCCGAGAAAAAACGTTGATTCAATTAAGTTTCCGTGCTACTTAGGCTGAAAGTATATGGGAATTTATTGTTGCCTCATAATACATGTTTCTTGGACTTGAGTATTTATTGCACAACTGTGCATGTTTCAGGTCCAGTTGCTGATGACATGTTCCATTGGCAAGCAACAATCATGGGCCCAGCTGATAGCCCTTTTGCTGGTGGCGTGTTTCTTGTATCAATTCACTTTCCTCCGGACTATCCATTCAAGCCACCCAAGGTAACATtctgttttccatttttttgtTTGGGTCCTGCCATATATTCTTTGATACATGGGTCGTCTTGCTGCCctcaaaaataaagtaaaactcaaagcatttttttatcatatgatGTCTTATATGTGatcacaaattttattttttttaatttaaaactctTGGACTTTAGATCTTCTGTCCTCCTCCTAGTAAGAAAGATTTCGGCATTGTTGGTGCTGCAATGGTTTTCTAATTCTTTTTTGGTTTTGACTATTTGCAAATTATCTTAGTCAGCTAAATGCAAGATTGTCATGTTTATAACTGTAGGATTTGAATGTACATGGTCAATGTATTGCTTTGAATAGCTGCTGTATATGTGCTGATTGAGAGAACAAATCTGTTATCCTCTAATTGCATCTCTATATCTTTTCGTTTCTCATATAATTTTGTTTGAAGCCGTTTGTCAATTCAGTTTCCTTCTAACAGTGAGTATTATCTGTATAGGTTTCCTTCCGCACAAAGGTTTTCCATCCTAATATCAATAGCAATGGCAGCATTTGTCTCGACATTCTTAAAGATCAGTGGAGTCCTGCCCTTACCATATCTAAggtataattattattaaatgattTGTGTGCTCGATTTATTTCTTGTCCAGTTGTCCTTCTGGACCTCTGGTCATTCAGAGGATCCGACAAAATGCAATAATTCAAACTTTTACTTCCGTGGTATAATTTGGTTTTCTAATATGCCCGTGTTTGATTTCATTGCGTTATCTTTCATGCAGGTGCTTTTGTCAATTTGCTCCCTCTTGACCGATCCAAACCCAGATGATCCGCTGGTTCCTGAGATTGCTCATATGTATAAGACAGACAGAGCCAAGTATGAGACTACTGCTCGGTCCTGGACTCAAAAATATGCGATGGGTTAGGGCTACGGACAAGTGTGGTTTGTCGTATTAGTAAATAATAGACGTCTCTGGATCGGCTTTGCTGTCTTTGTTTTCAAACACATGTTATGGGAGTTTTCTCGTAATGAGACATTTAATAGTAGTGGTATACTAATGTGAAGTTTTttggagaaaaaaaaagtagcttatatgatttgtttttttctgttcttttatttaatgaaaTGTTTGGCGTATGGTATCGGTGCATCAGAATATCTAATGTTTACCGCAAGATGCATTCATATAAGATCTGCTATGAAGTTTGTCACAAGATGCATGAACGTTTCACTTGCAATCTagctttttttataatatttttgttagttattaaattgtgatttttcaTTAGTTGTTTATACTTATAGTGCATATGAGTAATGAGAtgtttattttaacaattataattGAGATTTTCTTATGAATTATGgataattttattgaaattataattaaatggtTTCTATCAAGTcaaatttactttaaaaaaaattaaattaatcgatTGAGGATGAGCTTTGATGACTTCTCTTGGTGGTTTCCAATTAGTTCATATTGAATGTTTATTCCATGCATTAGTTGTGTTATGTCATATTTATAAGAAGttaatgagcatttgcgataaagaatatttcaattattgtttattttttttatcattaatcttttttatatatGATTCGCATCATTGATTTGTTGCACGGATGATATAACGCAACAATTGCGTACGATAATTTTTATGACTTTTTTGGTGGTACTCTTGGTCTTACAATTagttcatattatttattttcatctcATATAGTATGAGATTAACTTTGAATAACGATTatgttataattgaaatttaaataaagtgAAATTAATGGGTATAGGTTCTAAAAGTATAGTGAAATTAGGTCAATAATCACACCTTAGATGCATGTAATAATGAAACTATATGTTTACATgattacaagaaaaaaaaatccctcAATCTTCAGCTCATGTTTTCAACATGTTTTACAGCATTTTTTTGCAATGAACAGTAGCAACAAATAAAATCATGAAGGAGAAGATTAAAAAGGAACATCCAGTCTTGAAAATGGTCATCATTGTTAGCTTTAGTTTTTGTATATTATTCTTGAAATATAAGAGGAAACTAAAAGAtgaatttgtatttatttaaaaGATATAGTATAGCAATATATTGAAAATTCTAATCGTGTTAGATAGCTTGcttttaattttgattccaATACCaaaattatgaataaatatacatgtgaaaaataaatgaaagattAAACCATATAGTTCGTAGTCATTGTTTTTCTGTCTTATAGCTAGACTCTTTTTCGTGAGCAATAATTCAAAGGAGGTCTTTGTGGACGTTAGAGCTTGATCGGATTGTTTGCTATAACGTCAAGCTCTAATACAACCGGAAATATTTAGAGATTATGATACCAAGTTGAATCGACACTTTGCAAGTGTTTTATATATAGATGATTAGAACTACTAATGGAACCATGTTGATTCAAAataatgtaattaattttttttataaatgataataaaataaaaagttagaaaaagttcaaaaattcCAAATCTTAAGAGCTTTCGCACAATATATTAATAAGTCAATGACatcaatattttaataaagaaaaCAGTCAAAAAATCACTAGTgacctaataattaaaactcAACctcattttgaaaaatattagaaaTGAAATAGGCATCAGAAAGAACTAAAACATGATTTAAAACATGTTAAAAATGAAAGTGCAGTTAATTTAATAAGTGCATTTTGACctatgtgtgtatatatatattaaaaaaatgtagcATAAAACAGAATGGGtataaaaaaaatggtacaCATACAATGTGTATTAAATTCatcttattaatttaaaaattgtgcCATTAAAGTGGTCCATTAGTCCCATTACTACAACGGATCAGTGATAGTAACAAAACTAAGGCAAGAGATAGAAAACGATGCAATAGGCAGAATGAACTTATAGGAGTTGTCCCTTTTTTTCCATATCGATTTTGTTACCTTCaattcctttttttattttttcctttgGGTTTTTGTGTTTGTAACTAACCATCCTTTTTGTTTTTCCTCTCATTTGCATTTTCCAactttatatcattttttataatatatggtCCTTACACCTTTGAAAATTTAATGTCAAGGCCTATGGTGAAATTAGAAATTTTGTTCAAGTTGGATAGTTTCTTTTCTTGGTCGAACTATATGTCATTCGGCTATTTTTTAGATCGAATGACaataatgttttgattttttttagaaaaaaatatatcagaCGGGatggttcgattttttttaaaaaaatatttaattatttgtaagATAATTATTCACTTTGACATCTTAGAATCATGATGGAGTTGCCGCTCCTTTTCGTCCCATCCTGATTCCACCACGACTCAAGGGGCTTGTGATAGTTGGTGCAATGGACTGCAAATTATAATCTTTTTATATAACCTTGGGATATTTCATCACTATATGAATGTCAACTAAGTTAGATTTGAGTTAGATAAAATTGTGTGAACAATTTCATTTAAAATCGGggaaaatacaattattcaCATTGATTcattatatttatatcaattaatcTAAATTTGACTTGGACAAGATAACAAAGATGTCGATAAAATTCACAATTTCTTGCAATTTAGTAAGTCGAGAAGGCTAGAAAGATCTCATCCCGCATCAAGACACACATATTTCAGGATTGACGGTCGTTTTTTTGGCCGCCCGGCGCCAACCATGAATTATTATCACAGTTTTTTgtctattttattcttttttttttcagctTGTCATTCATTGCTCACTTTTTCGGTCACCAGTTGTTTTtactttttccttttattttatactaGTTCCTATCAGTGAACAAATAACAATGTGTTAATTAGACTATTGTCTTAGTGGTCTGACTCTTATACATAGTTAGTTCATGTTATTGAATTTGATactcctttcattttttttagttgtcactttaaGCAAATATATTTTTCCATCAATAGTTGTCTCTTTAGGAATTCAAGATaacattagctattatcttccaaatttatctctcccctaataaatgactctatgacTCAACTTACAAAAACATTTAGGgtaatttacacaaatccctcaaAAATGGTCTACTCTAACATTTTTATCTcagctttttattttttgcaaaaatcactcaaaaaaataaaaaaaaattctataaatCCCCCATAACCCAAAATAAGTTGGGCTTACCATAAAACATGACAAGGTTACCCTTATATATTTAACACGTCAACAATTACAACTGTCAGTATAAGTGAATACATGCATGCAGCATGCTTGTTAATGTAAGTAAATGCATGCATGCGTGACATGCTTGTTAGTTTAACAAACTCAATAAAACAAGTGTCTTTCTAGTTATACTAAGtaggttaaaaataattaaacaattatgAGTATGCATTCAATTATATtgagataaaaaatatattaaacgtGTAAATAAATACATACTcgttaaatatttcaatttattttttatagagtaaaattttaattaattaatctaatttaaataaattacttttaaaattataataaatttattacaattttattttatattaatttactttaattacatttagttaatattaaatttatattgagtttaagttaattttacattcatttaattttaaatttatatttgatttacaTTCAACATATAAattcaatgtcaacttaatgtaatttttttggtcaattactataaatttaaaattaacttggtacaattaaacaaatttattaatatttaaaaaaaaatataaagtgacaaataaactaatagtaaattgaaagtacACTATCTATTTTTCCCGTGGTGTTTAGTGTAAAATTTAATGTGAACTTAATGTGAgcttaatgtgaactcaatatgaactcaatgtcaactcagtataaatttatttataaatttaaaactaacttggtgcaatcaaattaattcattaattatttaaaaataaatttctaaagtgataaataaactaataacaaattgaaattaaactATGTAAGTTTTCCGCTGTGGTCggtgtaaatttaatgtaaacttGATGTGAAtttaatgtgaactcaatgtaaactcaatgtgaattcaatatgaactcaatgtcaattcaatataaatttatttataaatattataaatttaaaactaacttggtgcaataaaattaatttattaattatttaaaaataaatttctaaagtgataaataaactaataataaattgaaagtaaactaTGTAAGTTTTCCGCGGTGGTCagtgtaaatttaatgtaaatttgatgtgaatttaatatcaactcaatgtaaactcaatatcaactcaatgtcaactcaatataaactcaaagtaaattaaactgaattaaattcttagtaaaataattataaaattaaaattaacttattttaatcaaactaatttattaataatttaaactatcaaaaataaatttattatagctTTAAAAATccgataataaatttaaattaagttataaatttaaaattaaattattataattaaattatttatttatgatttatactatttgaaataaacttttaaaatgacgAATAAACTAAATAGTTATCTAAAAGTAAATTATCTAAggttttattgaaattaaataaaaaatacttttagaataaatttaaaataaacataatgtAATTCAATGTTAATTTAGTGTCTTATAAACTCAaagtttactattatttttaatgattgttggtattttttttcGTGAAAAAAAAATGAGCAGGTTTGACAAATATTTAATGAGCATGTGTGGGGAAACAAATAGCAGGTAGGGGACCATGAAAAACAATTGGTGTGCAGGtgtgaacaaaaaataaatgagccggttaaaattaaattagcatGTAGGGATCATGGGTAATAATCATGTGATAATAATTCATAAGTAAATAGAAAGAAAATAGTGGAAAAATAGACAATAGGGATAAGATAGGAATGACATTTATAAAAAGGTAGTTATGAaaacttttttgaaaaattgagggatttttgaaaaaaaaaaaaaaattggtgatTTATACAAAGTTTTGAGTTTTggggtgatttggtgtaattttctcaaacatttactacaaagtaggattatttgagtatttacttccataatttaagacaaaatggagggagtatctataacaaatataaaagtgtattcgcgGGGGGAACACTTCCATTCACGGACAAAAATATCTTTTACATATTTTATCAAGTTGATATTCCTAATTGTGACATATAAAAAGATTTGTGCTTAACAAATAGAAAGATGACATTcctaatttataaaagaaacatattaaaaataattatcgcacTAGCTaccattatatattaaattcctaatcctaaaagCAATTGTGCAATAACtatcattatgtgttaaattcATAATCCTAAAAAGAATTGCACAGATAtatcattatatataaaagaatataacgagtttcattaatattaaataatcatattataatatttgtgttaaagctttcatattttttatatttattagttatttactatgaaaaataatataaatttgttttaatcatattatcttttttaataacaacaatatcaaaaattaaatttattgtttaattctaactatttaacattttcaataaaagaaattaaaatttaataaaataattaaataaaaacaaataaaaaacacaagtctaataaaatttaaataataatatattattaaaagaatatataattataatattaaataacggatcatatagatatcgttaacgtgcgtagcacgtggccgagggagtattatatttaaaattgtatttaaattaTGGGAGTAAATACTCAAATAACCCTACTTTGTAGTAAAAGGGAGtacaattttagctaaatggacaactaaaaaaatggaAGGAGTATTTAAAATTGccttaaaattttgattaatttaaaactgaaaaaaaaaaaaggaatccTAGTTCTCGTAGGTTCTTATATAATTATGAAGCTTAAGTTAATAATCACACACATTGAATGCATGTGATGAATATAATAACGTattttcattataaaaataGGACATAACAGAAATTCCCAAAGTTCATCTCTTTAACATGTTTTAATAACATCTTATTGCAGTGAACATtagcaataaaaaaaacaagaagaAGATTGAAAGAACCTATAATTGTGAAGTGGTCACCATTGAAAGCgtcaatttttgtttaattttgaaatataggaggaaattaaaaaattaaagtttttttatttacagaTAAATATTATACAATTATCTCAATGACATCGTATCTAGTAGCTTGAAAATTAACTCAAAATtggaatatataaaaaataatatgccATATAGAATAAAATGATGAGTTTCATAGATCAACTTCTTTCTTCTCAATATGAGATAAGAATTCAATcattttgttcttgtttttgaaacaaaattacATTCTACCTCGTAATTCTTTTGAACTTTCACGTTTCCATCTGTATTAGTCGTATAAAACCTAAGTATATATTGTTTTGCAGACATTCTTGTTCTGCAATAACGGGAAACAGCAGGACAAGAATTCTCTCTATTAATTGAAACAATTCAAGGTGCATCTCAATCCATAACCACAACACCGTTGTTGTTTCTTTTACAATCTAGTTAATTTCATAGATCTATAATGGTAATATCACACTACATGAACAGAAAAATAGTCCAACTACGATATATCTCGAGTTTACATATCATTAAGAAAAATCAATTGTCAATTGAAAAACAAATGTCTTGTCAATGTAATAGTATTATTTAACTATgtaatagtattatttattattttatagctatcacataaataaaagaagaatATTTTCTTCTAAATTTCTAACATTATAAAAGAACTTCCAAAGAAAGATGAAGAATACTTGTTTATATATTTAGGGATCAGTTGATTGACCAATGGAGTCCACTTAAAACATGGCGTCAAACAAGGGAGATTCATTCACTTTCATTTCTCAAATCTCGAACCCTACTTTTATTActacaaatatttttaactatTCTTTGTTTTGTCTCCATCTTCTTGTCCTGATCAATAAATATACGAATGTTGTAGTAGGTGGCTAGGATCAGGACATGTCAGCATGCACCAGAGAAAAAGACTCACGGGTAGTGTTGGATTAGATTAGAGTGATGATCattctttaattattatttacattttgatgagctaaaataaataaaggaataaaagtgaaatatttttttgtatttatagcAGAAACACAAACCGacagggtttgagacaaatatGTCGCTGCTGCTGCTTAAATACTTACAAAGAAAGTGGAAGAAGAATGAAGAGACCAGACGAACTATTTATACACTGTATTTAATtcgtttattttatattatatagaaTATATAATGGCTGAAAAGGACTATTAACTGATCAGCAAAACGAAATATGTAATGttttgttattaaattttcTGAATCTTGGCCTATTTTGGTGTTTTGTGTTGTGTCTTCTTGATCGTGACTTTACTATCGACCGTCTCGCACTCCCTCTCTCTTTAATTTCTTCTTCTGCTGCTGCTGCAGTTGGTTATCTTCTTGTGCCTTTGAGAGAGAATATATAGatttaaacctttttaaaatttatttactaaCGTACATTCAAGGTGTAaaacattttacttttatatacatttagttatttttgtttttttatttatattactaCTCAAAATGAGGGTAGTGGCAGTCCAACGCTAACATGCGGTGCTCCGTCGTCGGTGGCCTGTGGCTGGAACCCGATGATCGGTCGTCACAATTTGGCCGGATTGTGATGGTCAATAATGGTCACATGATGAGAAATTATTATATAGATGTAGTCTATTACGTccataatcaataatattataacaagtcattaaaataatgatattaataTCACTagtaaaaaatgtaaaaaataaccaACGAAATTACAAtaatgccattattttaatgacgtggtATAATATAATTGGCGTAGTTtatggatgacgtggtggactaaATCTATATATAATTTCCCGTTTGACGACTATTGGTTATTGACTTTAAATCAGTTGACCATTGACTTATTAAATGTTAATCGGTTGATTGTTGATATTATCACTTgaatataaaagatataaaattcACCAAAACTTATCGTCAGACTCTAACGTCCGTACTCCAGTAGTGATTTTTAGTATGTCTTTtagaatgtaatttttttataaataattattttgaatagttttaaaattaatttttcttttcaccatttttataaatataagagGTTAGGTTTCTAAAAATCTCTTACATTTACATATGTGACATCTATAAAGAGATAAGCGATTTCTTTTATCAGCCAGTCATCTAttatgttttagttttttttttttatcacgtATTTTTATCTAAACACCGTCTATTTTTCATCTACCAGCGTTTTCTTATTGgctttaaaaagttaaaagtatctaatttgttattttttgataaaaacaatttatcaaaatttagtCAATTTACACTATAGTTCATCAAGGCCAACCTCTGACCAGTGTATAAACTGGTCTACAATTGGAAAAATATAAGTTTtctttgtttaaaaaatatgaatttatatatattttatttttaatttttaatttttatgttaagTTAGTGGGATGAAATAAACCTTCAATGAATTTTCTATCTATTTTTCTGGTAACGCAATGTGGTATTTATATATGTACTTACTTTGTTGGTGTTATGTGTGTCATTTCTGAAATTATGTACTGTATTTCTTACACTCTTtttgtttggattaatttggaATTACTGAACCATTGTATCACTGATTTTACCTGTGGAAATTAAATAAGAGAAAATTACTATAAGGTAcctcacatttgtcataattcacagtttgataccccttgtttgaaaatcaaacgatttggtatctcagttttgattttgtaaactataaggcccttctgttaaatataggtactcAATCGTTAACGAAATGaaatgtgaggtaccaaataGCTTACAAATGAGGTACCTAAtcgtttacataattgaaactgaggtaccaaatcgtttaaataattaaaactgaggtaccaaatcgtttgaaaataaattttaaattattaacggaactaataAAATGGtcttatagtttataaaatcaaaattgaggtatcaaatcgtttaattttcaaataagaggtaccaaactgtgaattatgataaatgtgaggtatcttagagtaatttgctcattaaataaatattttgatatgaaAAATAAGcaacaaatatttaatttataaatggcTCAAATATTTCAAAGAGATGCTTACAGTTTTCTGTTTAATTAGCCAATTGTTTGGTAAAAATGATCTTCCAAGATGTGTAAGAAATTGTGACATCTATAAAATGTGGTTgtccttattttaatttttttaatttcttgcaATTAGTAGGTATGCACCATTACAGCTAATAAATTAATCTTTACTCGTCACATAAGATTTGATTGATCTACATTAACTAAAAGCAATTTAATAATCCACtcaattaaattaagaaataatGATCGTAGACAatacttttaattaatcaattagtaTCTATATTAATTCGAAGAATTCAGATTGGATAAAtcacaaatataataaaattactcCTATTGACAtagtttgaattaaaaataaatcaatcaatttttaaaacacaaGATTTTTAAATACTACTAACTTTCTACAATTCagattgaatttaaaaataataaatttatataaaaataataggtgGAATATAATAATACTTATGCTAAAGAAAAATTTGGTGGaattccattttttattttggcaCCGACAGTAAATGGACATTTTGAATAATATGGACTATCAAAATGCAAATTGGATAAAAATGTAAGGAAAATTGACCGCTCATTTCAATTATTTCTCTTATTTCAAGAAAACTTTAGGTTATACTTACTAAATAGAATGGTCAACATCATTGATTAATTGTGGGAAAGAGCCTAAACATTACTACGTTACGCTATATAAG
This window contains:
- the LOC126686362 gene encoding ubiquitin-conjugating enzyme E2-17 kDa: MASKRINKELKDLQRDPPASCSAGPVADDMFHWQATIMGPADSPFAGGVFLVSIHFPPDYPFKPPKVSFRTKVFHPNINSNGSICLDILKDQWSPALTISKVLLSICSLLTDPNPDDPLVPEIAHMYKTDRAKYETTARSWTQKYAMG